In the Channa argus isolate prfri chromosome 19, Channa argus male v1.0, whole genome shotgun sequence genome, CTGGACCTCTGGGACTCTGTGCCCACCTTTCCTCCCTCAGCCCCGACACCGTAAACAGCGGGACATGAAACTCTCCGCCTCGAAGCAGCGCGATCTGCGGCGACCGGGGCTCAAACTGTGATCCGCGTTGGCCCGTTAATGCGTGGTGCGCAATTAAGAGGCGCGCAGGACGCCGGTGCCACCCACCACAGGAGGGTTTCGTAGTGAGTGTACGGACAGGGAATTTTAATGAGGGCTGCTGCAGTTTCCTCCCAGAGCGGAGAGTCGTGCTCCCTGTGTGCTGAATCCCACCGTCCCGACAGGAAAGCCTTGAAGTTACCTTATAAAAGAGGAGGGGGGCGGAATGACTCAACTCCTGGCCATCTGACAGTCAACAAAGTGGGACATTAGCTCACCTGGATGGGACACCTGTTGACGGAAACACCCTGAGTCAATGGACCAGTCAAGACAAACAATGTATTTACACGCGATCCATGTTTCGCAAAAACGGGGGATTTAGTTTAAAGCTTTATTCATGTTGACAAACAAGATTTTAGGGGAAAAAACTTCGATTCCTATTATTGGCAAAAATCCCCTTTTATTATCGTTGTTAGATAAATGgactaaatgtgttttaaatacgAGACTCAAAcgcacaaatacaaaaatggaTGCAATCCTGGATTATTTTCCATAGATGGGTGCTCTATTACAAggcatataaatatatttttttcataaactaGAATAATATACATAGGACTTGGAAGCATTTGAATAATGAGCATCAATTgaacacaaacatgtaaatgtctttgcccaatatttcaaatgtgtttgtcaAACCTCACTAAGTGCCTTAAGTTACTCCATAGTTTGTTGAAGGTCCCAGGAGTCTGAATCCTCAGCTCAGCCCTGAATCTGCAGGGAGGCTGTCGGCTGGTAAATCTATTCTGAGGTTAAACCACTTATCCCTCCACATCGGAGGCAACATACTAACCTCAGCTGGCACCCTGGTATGAAACTGCACACCACTGAATCAAAGCAACAGCCGGTAAACAAAATCTGGTGtttgcagctcgaagagatCAACAGCAAATGCAGGAGGCTCATAACCACTGGGTGGGGATAGGCTTGAATGTTTAACCTGGGTTTAAGTCTACAATTCAAATGCATCACACATTTCATCTTGTCAAAGCAGGAGACACCTGAGAGAAAGAGCGACTCCATAAGATGTCCAGTGAATGGGTAGGCtggttttcttttgaaaaaaaaaaaaaaaaaacagcatgaatGATAATCCCTTTTAAAGAGGGAAGAGCTGCAGGAAACCTGTAAGGTTAGGTTAGCTCATGCATCAATCCTAAACTCAGAACTCACCTAAAGCACAAGTGTGAGCCAGTCAGTGATGTTTTACTGCGTTCTACAGGTCAGACATTGTATTGCACCCAATTACAAAACGTGACTTGACATTTTCTGCAGACCTTCACCAAGTCATCAATCACAACTACAGTGTCATGGTGCaggcaccagcagcagcagaagctgcAGTGCTCTTGTATAACACTGACAATGACATACCCGgagctacatttattttatttcatacattttaaaaatcatatttacaaTCATTTTCACAGATACAAGGGTTATGATGGCAATGTTTTAGTTCAAACGCGACTTTTTCAGCCTGGCGGTATCATCTGCTGCTTTGCGTTTACGTGATGGAGTGCCTGGAGTTTCTTCAGAGGGAGCTTCAGCCAGGTAGTACAGCTTGATAGGTGGAGTAGGCTccttaacaaagaaaaaaagggaggtATGATAAACTAAGGCAACACCTTGTCACCGTTCCTGCCATAATCCATAGGAGGGGATTCACAAACCTGCATGAGGTAGTCTGCGATGTACTCTGGCTTCAAGCATGTGACTCCTTGCGCAGCAGCTTCTGATACATCGACCCGAAAGTCTCCGGGCTTCAGCCGACTGAAGTCTGCAAATAGGTGAGTGGCCTCCCTGTACAAAGATGGGGAAGGACTGGGCAGGACCTGGAGATTAATTACAGTTGAGAACTAGAGCTTTACTactccaaaaaaacaaaaaacaaacaaacaaaaaaaacacgaaGCACTTTGGttgaaaacacactgcagagGGATTCAAAGTTGTATTCCTGTACTGCTCAGGGGAACTTGTCAAAGCAGCAGGCACAGTCCACTTTCCCATTTTATTTGTGAGAAGTCACGCTAATAGATGTCCCTGCATCTCAATGAttactttaatataaaaaaaaaaaaatagtggaTGTGAAGTCTTCAAATGAAAAGTGTTAGTAGTATTTGTGTCAGGGGCTCTCTCCgtgttttttaatcaatgtgAGCTTATCTAACACAAAGACCACTTttacaaatgtcacaaaaagtAACACTAGTTatttgtgggaaaaaaatcaacaacctTCACCCAAATGTTTAATGAGACGACCGTTAAGGTTGTCATCCACAAACCGAAAAACTGATTATAAGGGGAGATGGATTAGGATCTGAATGGCTTAACAACTCAGCTAAACAACTTCCTGGGGAAAAAATAACTTAGCAAATCAAACCCTACAGAGTTCACTTACAAAAAAATATGCTGTagaaaaagagcagaagagaGTCTCCAGTTTTTCCAATTGGCAGAGATTCTCTAGAGAGGCATAGTTTATGAtgctcctaaaaaaaaaaaaatctctctttggaaaacaatttggtgtctggctgatgtgacTCCAGTGGTgaggaaaagaacaaatgatACAGATTCAGGATAACAATAAATAAGCAATAACCTTTGCTCCACCCGACTGCAGTAGCCGCCTAAATCCTGATTCTCTGTTCTGGTCAATGTTCAGCATGACTGTCCATCCACTGAAGGCGCCCTAAACAACACAAGCACCAGTTAAAGGGAAAGAAGGTCTGAAAACAGTAGTAGTTACACTTGTGTGAGCTTGCTTGTACCCCGTGCTCAGAGTGTCCCCGCAGGGCTTTTCTCCAGCGCATGGCAGCTAATGCCAGCCTCCTCTGCTGGGAGGTGATGGAGGGCAAAGCATCCAGGATGGAGCTACTGCCCCACTCATACTCCTCCTCCTgtaatgcaaacaaacaaaaatcttatAAGAGATTGAAAATACAACAAGCCAGCATCAATACTGTGAACACAGAGTTTGTTATGTAAAAAGGTTATTCTGAGATCTACAGGATTTAAGCTTTACATTGGTTTAGGTGTTAAGAAAGCTAATGACTTAGACATTTTATGCTACCtaaaccaatttaaaaataaatatgctttCATGTAGTAGTAAAACAGTGAAGATCAATTTTCAGGTCCTGACCTGGATGAAGTGACCCACGGACCGGCAGGCCTCCAGGTAAGAGCGATGAAGGATCCATTTACCTGCAGCCATTGCTGCCAAATATTTCTCATTGCGCAGAGGAGTCCCCACAATGATGTGGGAGCAGCTGGGGTCAAAGGACTGCTTGTCAAGGACAATACCACCTGCAACACAACAGTAACTATACAtaagatatactgtacatacccGGAGCTACGCCGTAAATTGCGATTTGTTTACATTCAGGTTTGATATTAAGATTTTTGCAAAACTTTTTTCTCTAACATCACTCATTTTTACATTGCCAGCTGTCTTTATGAAAAGAGGATAATATAATCTGTACTGAAATGGATGTGTCTAAACTAtgataaacagaaacaaattgcgtgctattaattataatatttcaaagtaatgtgtgtgtgtaaaaatattgGAGAGTGAAAAGTCACACATCTTATCGGTGTAACTGATTAGCTACTGTCATAGCCCCATGTTTTGGGTGATTTTCTCAGGCAGTGGAGTGATGTAAAAATGCTTGAAtgcatgtctctctctctctaaatgtaataaaaaaaaggaaccacAGTACTAAAGTCAAAGACATCTGCTGTATTGTTTACACTTTAACAGGTTCATTTCAGCAAATCAGACCTGGTAGAGACAGCAAAGTGAAGAACAGAGACAACAGACAGCTAAAATCACCAGTCACTTTGCTGATCAACAGTAATCAACAAGTGAAAACCAAGCTGATGGCCAATCTGCACAAATCTTCTCAGAAGTAGAGGTGGTGTTCTTGTCACTCGCCTCTGCACAGCTCATCAGTCACGGCATGAAGTGAACATTGAAGCTTGGGTGTAAGAAAGCTACATAACATTACACAGACATGTGTCACTGGTGTACGTGAGTCATTACAGTAAGTGCCCATCCATCATGCAGTTTGTAGAGACTAATTCATATCTTTTGGCATTTCTTCGGTGCCACTTTTCCGTCTACTGTCACAGGGCGGAGAGCAGTCCTAGATACGGCTTAGAAGGTTGTGCTTGATTTGATTCAGTGGATTTCACTACTGTTACAGCAACACAATCATTGTCACCAAAAATTAAGATTGAATAGGGGTCAGAGAtgtgatcacattttaaaaatgataattacGTAGCCCTACTACAAACCTTACTATGAAAAGCTTATAGAATTCCCCAAATATATCTATGATCTCGTGTACTTAAGCAAGACATTTATCACCACCCGATGACTCACCAAAAGCTTCTCTCACCCTTTAATTTGTACTTAAACCGACATAATCActccatttttttaatgaggtttctttgatttttaaacatacattcTCTGTAAAGATTCACATTTTGTGAGCAGCAAAAACCTGAGACATTTTGTGATACTGAGCATCTGCAGAAGAAAATATTCCCACAGCCCAGAGGCAGATCCTTTTTAGTCAACAGGGATTAGCTCCTCTGACTTCAAGcttgtgatgtgtgtgtctgcaagtgtgtgcgtgcgtgttttCTGCAGCGTGACGAAATGCTGTCAAAGCCCTAATTAGGTGGGAAACTTACCAAGCTCCTCTATGAGATGACTGTAATCAATACGTTCTTGAGGCGTAAGGGAGGACAGCTGATATCTAGGTGGctgcttttcttcctttctctcctgctgagaaaaaaaaaacctttttgtcCAAGTGGCTTGAAGTGGTACAGTAGAAAACATGTTATAACTGTATttgcatgtaaatataaaagtttGCACAGTGACAACAGGCACATGGAACCTACTAATACACTGTTAATGTATTGCGAATAAATATTGATACTTAAAACTCAAATCCTTGACACAAGCGGATCTTTTAGTAGcagtttaacaaaaacaaagcaacaaacacaaaaatatcttTCTTTAGGGGCAGGATTGCATTTGCAACTTTTAAAGATCATCGCCCTGTTGTTTATGTAAATATGAATCCTTACCTGTGGCTCTGGTGCAACCGGGGAGTTGGTGAGAGGGGAGACGATGTTGGGAGCTTTTGGGGTGAGGATATTATTTTCTGGGTCTTTTGATGGAGGGGTTGTGACCTTTTGGCCCATGTGTTGGTCGATTACATCACaagcagctggaggaggacaGAGTGTTGACAAAGAAATTCTAACATGAAAGTCAAAGTTATTGGTGGGTAAAGGTATATTAGAAGCTATGTTTCTCCATGGTAtgcatttatataaaacaaGACTTATACAACAAACCTCTCTAATGACAAGACTGATTTTGGTGTGTTCTACAGAATTGGGTTGCACCAGATTTTTGTAAACCCGTTACACTTAACATCTAAAGTTCTTCCTAGGCTCTAAAGAACTATTGCAAACTATAAATTACCACATTGGACAATAACTGGAAGTTAAAACTAAGTTCAGTTTAAATGAACAGTTGGTGAAACTGATCTCGCACCCATTTCCACCAGCTCTGAGTCAGTCATGGAGTCCCTGAAGTGTGACTCCTTTTCTGCGGTGGGGGGCGGTGGAGGTGCGAGAGACTCCGAGTGCTGCGAAGGACTCCCAGGCCACTGAAAATTGTCGGCCAGCTTGGCCCTCTCTTCCCTGGCTGTAGGGTCATCCCAAACTATCTGCTCACTCTGGGATGGCTCAGTGTTTACGTCCATAGCTGCTTCTCTGGAAACCCTGAAATCAAGACACAatgaagttaatttattttgacaAGGACAGATGTGAAGTACGCAGAACATGCGCTTCATTACATTGGCCTAAAAacattgctatttttttttaaaatgcattacgTTTAACATAGTTAtagttaaaatataaacaaactttCTTGATGCCACATGGCCTCTGTACCTCAGAGCTTCCAGAGTACGTCTGCTCCCAGTGCGTCCAACCCGGCTCCCATCAGGTGTGTGGGGTCCTGAATCAGGCCCTTCTGATCCCATTCTTGAAAGTCTGACTGAGTGACGCCTCCCAGTTGTCAGTTTGGTGGCTGACATGATCTCCTGAAGCTGCCTTTGCAGGTTCTCCCTCATTTCCAGAGTCTCTGAAATATCTGCACACAAGagataattttatatatatatatatatatatatatatatatataacaataaataaattcccGCGATATGCTCATTAAGTATGTGCAGAAGCTTTGGCTTTgtgacacaggaaaaaaaacaaaaaccccacCGCCGCTTCTTTCTGTAATGTTCGTCTCTTCTTGATCGACACTTCCATCGCTCACACGACGGGGAGTTGCAGCGTCTACTGTGATGCTGTAGTCAGACTGAGGGATGAAATATTTAACGTGAAACTGcagatgagtttttttttttttttagagtactgaaaaaaaatattaattttcctaagaaactaaaattaataaatatacacCTTTAGATATATCATCTAATTTTTGAGGGGAGAATAATCTGGACCTAACAAGCACAGATACTTTCCCAGAGTCTTAAAACATGGTTTGTAGGCCTACCTGGTCCTTATCTTTCAGCTGGCTTCGTGTTGAAGGGGGAGACCTCTGAGAGCTAGCGGGCACCTGGCTAAGGTTTAGGCTCATCTTGGGGTTGTAGGTGAAAGGATACAGAGACTCTGGGACATGTCTTTGCTCCTCTGCACACTGTGTAAGACAAAAGAACAATTACTTAATTGCtgtacaaaatacacacacacaaaattagcATGAAGCCTTCTGAATAAATATCCTGCTACTATTGATGTGATTATATTTAAACACCCCAGGTGAAATGTGCAAAGAGAATATTGTATTGTGCccaaattaaataaagtgtatttttattatgaatttaGGATGTTTATGCAACATCAAAAAACGACTTCTCTTCATTTTTGATGATGCTTGCATAATAGCTCTGAAGGACAGGTCTTAAATCTTGGCTCTGACTCTTCCCGTTAGGGTTTCTGGATGAGTCTAATGAAGATTAAATTTCCCCCGAGTGGTTTCCTGTACATTAATTAGTGTTGTTGAAGAATAGTATCATGTTTAATAGGTTCCCCTTTGCACAGTGCATTATACactgacatactgtattttgtattcaataaataaatcagaatctAATGCTGTtggaaataatataattttttaggAATACAAGgatattattttgtaatgtgaTCAACATGCTACAAACATCTAAAGTGGAAATGTGGTAACCATGCAGAAAAGATTatgaacaaattttaaatgtatcttaTTCTTAGTTCAATTTAAACATACAACATGGAAACTTACAGCCTGCAGCCAGTACTGGGAGACCACATGTAGCCCTCTCTCCTTCACTCCTTTGTATTCCCGTGTATTGTCTCCCACACGGCCCTGGTAGATGTAGTGCGTCACTGTATCATCGCAAGCCCACCTGAAAAAAGTTGACAAAGGGCTGTTATTACTAGCTGCATGAATATTTGTTATGAGGACAAATAAGGGGACTGTGTGTGGACATTTGTTGAATACCTGAAGTCAGCTCCTAGAGAGGCAGCAATGGCATTTAGTTCACTCTGCATTTTGCTCAGCTTCTTTCCCACACAGATCACAACACCAGTCAAGGGACCACCTTCTTTGTCTGGGACcttacaaacaaaatgtgaaataccTTTATTTATACACTGCACATGTATCTCACATGTGACTTAGTGTATAGGCAAtgacatatactgtaatatatTCACTTTCCATCGAAGTATAATTTTGATTTTCATATATTATGAAAATATGTATCCTTACTTATAGGAGTggctgtatttttacatttttgtttacctCCTTGTCAGTGGCCTTGGTGAGCTGGGGGCTAGCAGAGATAGCTTGCATATCTGAGACATTATTGCGTGTGCTGTTAGCCAAAGCCACCTTCATGTTCCTGTTGATGACTTCTGTCAGTGGAGTCCCCACTCGTTCTCCTGGTTTGGATGACCCACCTGGGCTGTCCAAAGCCCCTAGTGCATCCTATATAGAGAGAAAAGTACGTACTATCTTAGTTGTGCACATTTATTGATGtaaatcaaaccaaaaatcTTAGTTCTGGCAATAGATTCAGTTTAGTGAGTCCCAACCTTGACATTAAAAGAGGGTCTGAAGAGCTGGTCTCTGCTGAGGAAACGAGATGGAGTGTCCAAATGAAGAGGTGGCTCCTTCTGAAGTGGGTTCCTTCTTCCTACCTGTTGGTTTTGTTTCGGCGTGCTGATGTCTTCTTTGGGCTTCATCTCATCCAACACAGAGTGAAAGACTTTGCTCTGAAAGCGACCTAAATCCAGCGGCGTGACGGCCTTACCGCTCTGGACACCCAGCAAAGGAATCTCTGGAGAAGTACGAGCTGGAGGAGGCATGGTTGGCTTTTGGGAACCACCGACAAAACTCTCTTCATCCCTCTCTGTCAACAAACGTAACAATGATATATTTGACTAAACTGAGCATACAATTTCACATAAACCTCATTTCACCATAGACCTATACCCACAAAAAAATTTGCCattgtttattgttgttgttgtttacttACCATGATCATTGGATACTTTTCACAAATTTGCCTAAAGTGCTGACACTAACCTGGTGATGGTGGTTGGTCAACTAGAAAGCGCTCCTCCTTTGCCCGCTGTCCAGCCTGAGCAGACTCTAGTATCCAGTACATGGTAACAGCAGGAAGCCCCCACTTCTTTGCCGCCTGGTACTTTGTGCCTTCGGGGCTCTGCAGCACCAGATGAGTGCTGGCTAGCATGCCTTTCTTCTGGTTGGCCAGGCGCACAAAGTAATCCTGAACACTgcaggagggagagaagaaaagatgtagatttaaaaaaaatatagttCACAGTGGGCAGGCAGGGAGCATGGGGCTATAAAGTATGCAGCAGAGGGAGTTATTTTATGTTCAAACAATGGATTCAGGCCTTGACTTCCACTAACTTTATTTAACAGGGGTGATATCCCACAGCCCACAAGTTCCAACAGCTAAGAAAATTACACTCAGTAGAAATTATTCCTTTGACAGTCTTGTCCTCAGCACCAAAACAACTGCTATTACAGCACGAGAGTCCGTACACAATAATAAACCCAAGAATGCTACTGATTTACCACTATGGGAAATTTTACACCCTATGattaatacttttattaaaagaacCCAGCAACAAAACAATCTATTGTAAAAAGAATGCAAAACAAAGCTTAAGCTGAGACAGAAcccactgccccccccccccacccattttgtttttatctgcatgtaatgaacattttcaatgtttataccaagtaaaatgaaattaaaattgctTGTTTGTGTGATCAAGATAGTCATACGTGGCTCCGAGGTGCTTGGCTAACTCCACCAAAGACTCCCTCTCTGCTCCGGTGAACTGGCTGACAGAGAGAACACAATCCTTGAGAGGTAAACGTCCATCTATCACAGGAACAGGGGTGAACAATGGGTTGGAGGATGGCTCCAGAACACACTCCTTTTCCACACACATGGCctggttaaaagaaaatgagtCAAACACACATGTATTACACTTTTGAGACTTCTCTGTTGAAGTAGTTTTTGGTTTATGAATTAATCTCTTGTTTACATtcgtttttaaaatgtaaaatcaatcATTATTTTAGAGCCCTTGgtgacaaattgtgtttttcagatatttagGCTCAAATGTTATGGCTATTGCCTCAAAAGTACATAAAGCAAGACtttattaaaagacaaatacaaaaaaagtattgtttaaCTGCTTGACCTGTTGCCAACCAACACACTGCAGTTAACTACAAGTACCACATCTTTTTCCCAAAGGAAAGATCTGTGAACTTACCAGCCAGGTATCCGTGACCACCTCATCCACTGTGGCCTCCACTTTACAGCCCAACAGTGGGACCACAGCATAGTCCACTACAACCCGTGTACGGCCCCTCAGCACCCTGCCTCCATTTTCTGTCACCACCTGACAGAGCTGTGCCTCTGCCTCTGCGCCGAAGCCCAAAAGAAGGAAACCTTTTCCTACAAAGAGGCCTGCCTCGCTTGCCTCCTGCAGAGTTGAGTCTGTCTCTTGTCCTCTGTTGTGGTTTGGTGTCCAAGATTCAGGGTGATAGCCTGCAGCTGTATTAATGGACATCCGCCTATTGCTCTCtaaaggtggtggtggtggaatgTCAACTggatgataaaaaaacaaatataaaattgtaACTAGGATATATATTTCTTCAAAAGTATAAAAAGCTTATTGACCAAACAATAACACAAAGTTTCTCATCAACTGCTACTGACCTACTGTGGGGTCATCATCCATATACTGTGACAGCAGATCCTCCTCTGCTCTCATTTGTTTAGGGGTGCTGGGACTGGCCACAGGTGGACCGACTGAGGGTTGGGAGGTAGGGGTGTGACGGGCTGGCACGGATACAGCAGCTGGAGCAGGAGGCAGACAGTCAGGGTGGAAGAAGTCGGCTTCAGGAAGCAGACTGCCTTTGGAGAAACTGTCCAGCAGCCACTGCACTGTTACTACATACGGTCTGggaacacacagacataacatcagatatgatttaaaaagctgcaaactTCCCTGACTTTTACATAGTTATATTGTACGGTTATTTGTATTGTCCTCTTCATTTGATTGTGATTTGCAGTGTTCTTACAAAACATATCTTttgtgacaaaaaataaaataaaaacttaataacATGGGTTATGTATGGATGAAAAAGCCAGTGTGTACTTTTCTATAGTTTGTGGATTGCAAAGGCCAATATAGGCCAGATCTGGGAACATATCCTATGACTGGGGAGGGAGTAAATATTATGAAGATACTATTATTTATGTAGTTCAGACCTATGAGTTGCTTTGGAGAAAAAATTCTTGACATCTTGGTCCAGCTCTCCCATGACCACATGTGTGAGTTCCTCACTGGGCTGGTTGAAGCGCAGACCTCCTGCTACATTCACAAGTCGTCGCAGTTTGTCTAGTTTCTTCTCTGGCAGGCCACACAGATACAGCTGCACAACATTTAACACGTGAGGAAAAATTTGACTTATAATTTATACTTGTTGGAATTTATGTTTTTCGCATTACAACGTTTTTCACATTGTGAATAAAGAAGTTCCAATAACAACATTAGCATAAATGAAATCTGAACTCTAAAGACATTTTCTTCAACTTACTTTACAGCCATCCAGTATATCATCAGCTGGGCAGACAGTCAGGTCCAGGCTATCTATGGGGTCTGGAGCTTCTAGACGGCTAATAGTGCCATTGGTGAGAGCTGTGTCATTTATTGTCATGCTAGCATTGACAGAAATGTGGCTCAACCCCAACAGAGACGGGCCCTCtagagttaaaaaaacaaaacattaatgaaaGTAAGAAACAATTTAAGAGCCAACCCGTGGCCTCTGATTTGGATTTTTCAATAtagtaaacaacaaaaatccaTCTCTGGCTCACCCTCCTTTCTGGTGCCAGTAGGGGTGGAAGTATGAGGTCGGGTGGTCTTTGACGCACTGCCTTCCACGGTGTACCTACTCTCGTCCTGGCAATAGCCCTTTTCTATGCTGTCAAACAGCCAGTGCATAGATACACAATAGACATTCCACTTCCGAGCACACTCGTACTTCTGCCCTGCAACCAAATACAAATACTCTGAATCAAACTAACAGCTGGAAAAATTCTTAGATAGTGTAATAATCAGCTAATATGTACCAAGAAAGTTTTCTAAACAATTATAGGTTAAATTGTTGTATGCGTATTTCAGATTTCTAATGTCATGTCTAACAAAGATTTGCATTTGGAAAAATAAAGCCATCAAGCTTAAACTGCTGGTACCTGTTGGTTCATTTGCAATGAGGTGtgtacattcattcattttgagCTGACCGGTGTAGTTGGCCCCATGCTGCTCACAGAGCCGCTGCACCTCTTTGCGCTCGGCGCTAGAGAGGCCTGTCACACAGACAGTACAGCCTTGCAGTACAGGGCAGACGTAGTCCTCCATAGGGAGATCTGTATACCTAAAAAGACTtaagaaagaggggagagagcCATTTTGataatttgcatgttttgtggCCTTATTATTACTTTCAAAGATTacacctatttatttatttaaacatgattCACATATGTCCATaacatttgtataaaaatatGAGATTGCGTAACACTTTAACCTATGGTTCAATCAGCTACACAATTATTGTACCTAATGTATCATGCAGAACACAAAAAGGGCATGTGAATGTAAATAAGTGTGTACCTGTCCTGAGACTTCTCCCAGCAGGCTTTTACCCACGTGGGCAGCAGGATGGGTTTGCCCAGGCTGGCAGCTACCAGGTATTTCTTGCTGCCAACTTCTCCTGCTATCAGGTGTGTTACGGATACATTTAGGTCAAGATACACTCGTCCACCCATGAGTTGCACCAGATCCATGacctctgactgtacagagggacacattcacacagacttAAACTTCTGgaacaacttaaaaaaactcTGATTACTTCCGGATGTTTAACCTACTAATCAGAAAATCCAGCACTGCTATTACAATACATTTCATTTGCTT is a window encoding:
- the topbp1 gene encoding DNA topoisomerase 2-binding protein 1 isoform X2; amino-acid sequence: MSKGDKDGYIVKFVESKGKKTEYAVKAYEAILELQSEKYVKNMDEDAVLRMDQKDKSLFVFSSFTTPAFLHCKKLGCRVVSPLVVLYCLQQQRCVPRAENPVYNMAMADITISCTSLDKTTRSEVMDLVQLMGGRVYLDLNVSVTHLIAGEVGSKKYLVAASLGKPILLPTWVKACWEKSQDSLFRYTDLPMEDYVCPVLQGCTVCVTGLSSAERKEVQRLCEQHGANYTGQLKMNECTHLIANEPTGQKYECARKWNVYCVSMHWLFDSIEKGYCQDESRYTVEGSASKTTRPHTSTPTGTRKEEGPSLLGLSHISVNASMTINDTALTNGTISRLEAPDPIDSLDLTVCPADDILDGCKLYLCGLPEKKLDKLRRLVNVAGGLRFNQPSEELTHVVMGELDQDVKNFFSKATHRPYVVTVQWLLDSFSKGSLLPEADFFHPDCLPPAPAAVSVPARHTPTSQPSVGPPVASPSTPKQMRAEEDLLSQYMDDDPTVVDIPPPPPLESNRRMSINTAAGYHPESWTPNHNRGQETDSTLQEASEAGLFVGKGFLLLGFGAEAEAQLCQVVTENGGRVLRGRTRVVVDYAVVPLLGCKVEATVDEVVTDTWLAMCVEKECVLEPSSNPLFTPVPVIDGRLPLKDCVLSVSQFTGAERESLVELAKHLGATVQDYFVRLANQKKGMLASTHLVLQSPEGTKYQAAKKWGLPAVTMYWILESAQAGQRAKEERFLVDQPPSPERDEESFVGGSQKPTMPPPARTSPEIPLLGVQSGKAVTPLDLGRFQSKVFHSVLDEMKPKEDISTPKQNQQVGRRNPLQKEPPLHLDTPSRFLSRDQLFRPSFNVKDALGALDSPGGSSKPGERVGTPLTEVINRNMKVALANSTRNNVSDMQAISASPQLTKATDKEVPDKEGGPLTGVVICVGKKLSKMQSELNAIAASLGADFRWACDDTVTHYIYQGRVGDNTREYKGVKERGLHVVSQYWLQACAEEQRHVPESLYPFTYNPKMSLNLSQVPASSQRSPPSTRSQLKDKDQSDYSITVDAATPRRVSDGSVDQEETNITERSGDISETLEMRENLQRQLQEIMSATKLTTGRRHSVRLSRMGSEGPDSGPHTPDGSRVGRTGSRRTLEALRVSREAAMDVNTEPSQSEQIVWDDPTAREERAKLADNFQWPGSPSQHSESLAPPPPPTAEKESHFRDSMTDSELVEMAACDVIDQHMGQKVTTPPSKDPENNILTPKAPNIVSPLTNSPVAPEPQERKEEKQPPRYQLSSLTPQERIDYSHLIEELGGIVLDKQSFDPSCSHIIVGTPLRNEKYLAAMAAGKWILHRSYLEACRSVGHFIQEEEYEWGSSSILDALPSITSQQRRLALAAMRWRKALRGHSEHGGAFSGWTVMLNIDQNRESGFRRLLQSGGAKVLPSPSPSLYREATHLFADFSRLKPGDFRVDVSEAAAQGVTCLKPEYIADYLMQEPTPPIKLYYLAEAPSEETPGTPSRKRKAADDTARLKKSRLN